CTGGGAAGAAGACATCACCCAAGTGACCGACTACGAAGACCTGCCGGCCAACGCTAAGCACTTCTTGGACCGGATCGTCGAACTATCAGAGACGCCACTGGCCACGATTTCCGTTGGTCCATCGCGGGAACAAACGATCATCCTCCGCGACCCGTGGCGGGGTTAAAGTAAACTAACTGACAAAAGAGCGCTGGCTGTCTACTTAGACGGTGGGCGTTTTTTTGTTGGCTGCATAAATTGGCAGACGGCTAGACCGTTTGCGATTTTTTATTATCTGACGATAAAATTATTGTTGATCCACCAGCGGTGTTTATAAAATTAGTTTGTGAAATTTATGGCAGTGACGATAAATTTCACAAGTTAAGTTAAGCGGTACATAGTGTGTTAAATGTTACTTAATGAACAGGATCTAAAAATACTTGTGAAATTTGAAAAAGCGGTTACAATGTGAAGTGCAGATAACAACCAACTAATTATTAAGGAGGCCTACTCATGGCATATCAAACTGTTAATCCTTATACCAATGAAGTTGAACACACTTACGCAGATACCACTCCAGAAGAAGTGGAGAAGGCGTTAAGCCTGGCGCACGGTCTGTACTTAAAGTGGCACGACGGCTCTGGTCTGGAAGAACGGAAAGCTGTGATTACAAAGCTGGGGACGCTCCTTCGCGAACGCCGCACGGAAATGGCTGAACTGATGACCCGTGACATGGGGAAGTTAATCGGTGAAGCCGAAGGTGAAGTTGACCTTTGTGCAAGCTTTTGTGACTACTACGTAGAACACGCCAACGAATTCCTGGCACCAAAGCCAATCTACACCACTTCCGGGAACGCCTTTATCTTAAAGCAATCCCTCGGGGTACTGATGGCGGTTGAACCATGGAACTTCCCGTTCTACCAAATCGCCCGGGTCTTTATCCCGAACTTCATCGTCGGGAACCCGATGCTGTTAAAGGACGCTGCTAACTGCCCAACCTCGGCCCAAGCCTTTGCTGACTTGGTACTGGAAGCCGGCGCCCCAGAAGGTTCTTTGACCAACCTCTTTGTTAGCTACGACCAAGTTTCCGAAATCATCGCTGACCCACGGGTTGCCGGGGCCTGCCTGACTGGTTCCGAACGTGGTGGTCGTTCCGTGGCCACGGAAGCCGCTAAGTCCCTGAAGAAGAGCACCCTGGAACTGGGTGGGAACGACGCCTTCGTTGTTTTGGAAGACGCCGACATGGACAAGCTGGCCAAAATCCTGCCGCAAACCCGTCTGTACAACGCTGGGCAAGTATGTACTTCCTCCAAGCGTTACATCGTTCCGGAAAAGCTGGTTCCGCAATTTGTGAACATCTTAAAGGACGGCTTCTCCAAGGTTAAGATGGGCGACCCGTTGGACCGCTCCACGACTTTGGCTCCGCTTTCCTCGAAGAAGGCCAAGGAAAAGCTGACCCAACAAGTTCAACTGGCCATCGACAACGGGGCTAAGCTCGAATACGGCTTTGAACCAGTGGAAGACCAAGAGGGTCAATTCTTCATGCCAACCATCCTGACCGGGGTAACGGTGGAAAACCCAATCTTTGACCAAGAAATGTTCGGCCCAGTCGCCGTTATCTACCCGTACAAGACCGAAGAAGAAGCCATTGAAATTGCTAACAACTCTAGCTACGGCCTTGGGAACACCGTCTTTGGTACCAACATTGCCCACGCCCGTGAAGTGGCTTCCAAGATCGAAGCCGGCATGAGCTGGATCAACGCTGGTTGGGCCTCCCTGCCTGAACTCCCATTTGGTGGGGTTAAGCACTCCGGTTACGGTCGTGAATTAAGTGAAATTGGTTTCAATGAATTCGTTAACCAACACCTGATTTACGAAGTAGAACCAACCGCTTAGTCTTTACCTCCCTCTCCTCTTAAATTTATCGGTGAAAATCCCCGTCAATTCCCCAGGG
The nucleotide sequence above comes from Limosilactobacillus fermentum. Encoded proteins:
- a CDS encoding NAD-dependent succinate-semialdehyde dehydrogenase, yielding MAYQTVNPYTNEVEHTYADTTPEEVEKALSLAHGLYLKWHDGSGLEERKAVITKLGTLLRERRTEMAELMTRDMGKLIGEAEGEVDLCASFCDYYVEHANEFLAPKPIYTTSGNAFILKQSLGVLMAVEPWNFPFYQIARVFIPNFIVGNPMLLKDAANCPTSAQAFADLVLEAGAPEGSLTNLFVSYDQVSEIIADPRVAGACLTGSERGGRSVATEAAKSLKKSTLELGGNDAFVVLEDADMDKLAKILPQTRLYNAGQVCTSSKRYIVPEKLVPQFVNILKDGFSKVKMGDPLDRSTTLAPLSSKKAKEKLTQQVQLAIDNGAKLEYGFEPVEDQEGQFFMPTILTGVTVENPIFDQEMFGPVAVIYPYKTEEEAIEIANNSSYGLGNTVFGTNIAHAREVASKIEAGMSWINAGWASLPELPFGGVKHSGYGRELSEIGFNEFVNQHLIYEVEPTA